From Sporolactobacillus pectinivorans:
CACCTGATCTGAAATTTTCCGGGAATAGCCTCTCTGCATCAACAACCGTGAAAGAACCTGTTTTGCTTCTACAGAAGATTTTTTATTTTTGACTGATGCGAGCTGCTTCGTCAGGTACTTTCTTGCATGATCAAGCTGATCGTCTTCCGGGAAAAGAGTATCCGATTCTGCGGCAATTTCCTGATCCACACCAGCCTGGAGTAATTCGCGATAAATCATTTGCGGTCCCTTTGTTGAAAGTTGGATTCTTGTCCGGATAAATGATTCGGCAAAAGCCTGATCATCCAGCAATTTTTCGTCTCTAAGCTGCTGAAGTGCAAAGGCAATCTGCCCCGGACTGAATTCTTTTTTCCCCAGATACTCTTTCATTTCATGAACGCTGCGCATACGATACGAAAGATAACGCAGTCCTGCGTGATAGGCGCGTATACCTTCCGCCTCCCGGCGAAGCCTGTTCAGCTGGCCGTCTGAAAGAGAAAGCCCCTTG
This genomic window contains:
- a CDS encoding RecX family transcriptional regulator — encoded protein: MPVIIQIRADEKESGFYNIDIAQDDGQTMTLNIHEDVLVHDELRKGLSLSDGQLNRLRREAEGIRAYHAGLRYLSYRMRSVHEMKEYLGKKEFSPGQIAFALQQLRDEKLLDDQAFAESFIRTRIQLSTKGPQMIYRELLQAGVDQEIAAESDTLFPEDDQLDHARKYLTKQLASVKNKKSSVEAKQVLSRLLMQRGYSRKISDQVIGELESFLEENEKSALAYQGEKAMQKFKKFNGSEFTQKVKAYLYRKGFPADAIMSFIEERTTGNL